The following coding sequences lie in one Verrucomicrobiota bacterium genomic window:
- the hisD gene encoding histidinol dehydrogenase, with the protein MRLIDYRQKNFTQVIDSICTRELYDYSIEKSVQGILDEVRKDGDKALLKFALAFDKFKLKSAAGFRVVGEIDEKQIAPELKKALKDALRNVKQFAAHGHPKDWCSKNSHGGFVGEKFFPYDRVGVYIPGGTAPLVSTCLMTITLAKEAGVKEIVVCSPAGRDGKLHTALQYAAELAGATEIYMVGGAQAIAAMAFGTKTIKPVQKIVGPGNAYVTTAKRLLYGYVDLDMVAGPSEVVILSDRSADPKHIAIDLLAQIEHGSGHERAFLVTTSKLTALCAMLELCKFSESHSRREFTKKAMKKNVYFIVVPDMQEGITIVNRLAPEHLEVQAKNPNGIALKITRAGAIFIGKYTPEAVGDYVAGPSHVLPTGGSAASFSGLTVSGFYRRTSFVEYNKESLRKSAASIQAIAMAEGLEAHADSARIRLSN; encoded by the coding sequence ATGCGTTTAATTGATTACAGGCAAAAAAATTTCACCCAAGTCATCGACTCCATCTGTACACGGGAGCTTTATGACTACTCCATCGAGAAATCTGTCCAAGGGATACTTGATGAAGTCAGGAAAGACGGGGATAAAGCCCTGCTGAAATTCGCCCTGGCCTTTGATAAGTTTAAACTTAAATCCGCGGCGGGATTCCGAGTGGTTGGAGAGATCGATGAGAAACAAATTGCACCGGAATTAAAGAAAGCTTTGAAGGACGCCCTGAGGAATGTGAAACAATTTGCGGCGCACGGGCATCCTAAGGATTGGTGCTCGAAAAATAGTCATGGCGGGTTTGTCGGTGAGAAATTTTTCCCCTACGATCGCGTAGGCGTCTATATCCCGGGCGGGACCGCTCCTTTGGTGTCGACTTGTTTGATGACGATTACACTGGCAAAAGAAGCCGGGGTGAAAGAAATCGTCGTGTGCTCTCCGGCTGGACGTGATGGAAAACTGCATACAGCACTCCAGTATGCAGCGGAGCTCGCAGGTGCAACGGAGATTTATATGGTCGGTGGTGCCCAAGCCATCGCAGCAATGGCTTTCGGGACAAAAACAATCAAGCCCGTTCAAAAAATCGTGGGTCCGGGTAATGCCTATGTGACGACAGCAAAACGTCTGCTTTATGGATATGTGGACTTGGACATGGTGGCAGGCCCGAGTGAAGTGGTCATTTTATCCGACCGCTCAGCAGACCCGAAACATATCGCCATTGACCTCTTAGCCCAGATTGAACACGGTTCCGGCCATGAGCGGGCTTTTCTGGTGACCACCAGTAAATTAACCGCGTTGTGTGCCATGCTCGAGCTTTGTAAATTCTCCGAGAGTCATAGCCGCCGGGAATTCACCAAAAAAGCGATGAAGAAGAATGTTTATTTTATTGTCGTCCCTGACATGCAGGAGGGGATAACAATCGTCAACCGCTTGGCGCCCGAACATCTCGAGGTCCAGGCAAAGAATCCAAACGGGATCGCTTTAAAGATTACTCGGGCGGGTGCTATTTTTATCGGAAAATACACTCCTGAAGCTGTCGGGGATTATGTGGCTGGCCCCAGCCATGTGCTGCCTACGGGGGGATCGGCTGCGAGTTTTTCTGGGCTCACTGTTTCTGGGTTTTACCGGAGGACCAGCTTTGTCGAGTATAACAAAGAATCCCTCAGGAAATCGGCAGCATCCATTCAAGCCATCGCTATGGCTGAAGGACTGGAAGCCCATGCGGATTCGGCAAGGATACGACTCTCTAATTAA
- a CDS encoding DUF1854 domain-containing protein: MIDKQYFVPRIKRIYHIKMEHGYLEFDVETDKGPRQFLMKWQAEKGTDYGETGKMLIDANDNLYLVENLAFLTDFEQKLFTRYIYW, from the coding sequence TTGATCGATAAACAATATTTTGTTCCGCGTATTAAACGCATTTATCATATCAAAATGGAGCACGGGTATCTGGAGTTTGATGTCGAAACGGACAAGGGACCACGGCAATTCCTGATGAAATGGCAGGCGGAAAAAGGGACCGATTACGGTGAGACAGGCAAAATGTTGATCGATGCCAATGATAACCTTTATCTGGTGGAGAATTTAGCCTTCCTGACTGATTTTGAGCAGAAACTCTTCACCCGTTATATCTACTGGTAG
- the hisH gene encoding imidazole glycerol phosphate synthase subunit HisH produces the protein MIALIDYDIGNLRSARRALEKVGADVVMARTAEELLQADAAVLPGVGAFGDCMSNLRGRGLEEAVVTFAKSGRPFLGICVGLQMLFERGFENGEHRGLGLIPGDVKLLNVMDMKIPQIGWNTIGIKKTGCPILTGIPDQSFFYFVHSYAVFPSDDRVVAAETVYGQDYPSIIWKDNIFATQFHPEKSQKTGLLLLENFVKYASK, from the coding sequence ATGATTGCATTGATTGATTACGATATAGGTAATTTGCGCAGCGCCCGTCGAGCCCTCGAAAAAGTGGGAGCGGATGTGGTCATGGCGCGAACCGCCGAGGAGTTACTCCAGGCCGATGCGGCAGTGCTTCCGGGCGTGGGGGCATTTGGTGATTGTATGAGCAATTTGCGCGGACGCGGGCTTGAGGAGGCTGTGGTGACTTTTGCAAAGTCGGGTCGGCCATTCCTCGGGATTTGTGTCGGGCTCCAGATGCTCTTTGAGCGTGGCTTTGAAAACGGGGAGCATCGGGGGCTGGGATTAATCCCCGGTGATGTGAAATTACTCAATGTCATGGACATGAAAATTCCCCAAATCGGATGGAATACTATCGGGATTAAAAAAACCGGCTGCCCTATTCTGACAGGGATCCCCGACCAATCTTTCTTTTATTTTGTCCACTCTTATGCCGTTTTCCCCTCGGATGATCGTGTGGTGGCGGCTGAAACGGTTTACGGGCAGGATTACCCGTCGATTATCTGGAAGGATAATATCTTCGCGACACAATTTCATCCGGAGAAAAGCCAGAAAACCGGGCTTTTACTTTTAGAAAATTTCGTCAAATACGCCTCCAAATAG
- the hisB gene encoding imidazoleglycerol-phosphate dehydratase HisB, protein MAKTQIKRVATVERNTSETAIKVKLDLDGTGKSKVHTGIGFFDHMLVSFSKHSKCDLEINCKGDLHIDAHHTVEDTGLVLGTAFEIALGDKKGLKRYGTGFHPKNPLFGEAYLPMDECLSRCVIDFCGRPYLVMRGMDRYSQKKISVSEKNQDMSSAFRFGLVKEFFYAFSSTARCNLHLQLLYGEEPHHIVESLFKAFARAVDEAKMRDPRLKGVVPSTKGTLSK, encoded by the coding sequence ATGGCTAAAACACAAATCAAGCGGGTAGCGACAGTAGAACGGAATACCTCCGAGACAGCGATCAAGGTCAAGCTCGACCTTGACGGTACAGGAAAATCAAAAGTTCATACGGGTATTGGTTTTTTTGATCATATGCTCGTGAGTTTCTCTAAACACTCGAAATGCGACCTAGAAATCAATTGCAAAGGTGATCTCCATATCGACGCCCATCACACGGTCGAGGACACCGGACTGGTCTTGGGCACAGCCTTCGAAATCGCCCTCGGCGACAAGAAGGGGTTAAAACGTTATGGCACGGGGTTCCACCCGAAGAATCCGCTTTTTGGTGAAGCGTATCTGCCCATGGATGAATGTTTGAGCCGTTGTGTCATCGATTTCTGCGGGCGCCCCTATCTGGTGATGCGTGGCATGGACCGTTATTCCCAGAAAAAAATTTCGGTTTCAGAAAAGAATCAAGATATGTCCAGTGCCTTCCGTTTCGGACTCGTAAAAGAATTCTTTTACGCCTTTTCATCGACAGCCCGGTGCAATTTGCACCTTCAGCTCTTATACGGGGAAGAACCCCATCATATTGTGGAATCACTTTTCAAGGCCTTTGCGCGGGCGGTCGATGAGGCTAAAATGAGGGATCCAAGGCTCAAAGGAGTCGTTCCGAGCACCAAAGGGACATTATCCAAATAA
- the secD gene encoding protein translocase subunit SecD — protein MVKSLILRFAVIIFVTIVALVYLVPPFDKKGPDGKIIEHGKLRLGLDLSGGSSFLIGVDTQEMDSYQKSTAMDEVIRIIRKRIDPDGILEPVIQKVGDDRILVQIPGISDEQKVSARQSLERVAKLEFRLVHPKNEEIFEAKQQGRALPAGYEILYGDEIVAKPNEPVHKVQRPYVVKLRPEMSGKYVTRATHSFDQVGQSVVVIEMNEDGTKIFGTVTEQNIGERLAIIMDGEVKSAPVIRSAILGGRCEISGSFTPQEAQELSSVLENPLENPVKILAERNVGPSLAADSIQQGIHASLWATIGIVLFMLIYYTIGGLIADVALILNLILLVGLMVIFDASMTLPGIAGIVLVLGMAVDANVLIFERIREELAHGRTFKAAIAAGYGRAFWTIVDAHVTTLLTAAILIIFGTGAIKGFGVTLAMGLCVSLFTALFVTRTIIDFLTHVGWLKKLPMLHLIKNNSNINFLGAQKFMFLITVVIIGVGFAWGIHRGDDVWGIDFKGGDTIVLKAKNEVPLNKVRDVLEQAGIKDTTSQYQKDNVLGENFLQVRTKFDEGLDAEKTLIQSFPDAGFTTYNQEKVGPMVGQEILLTGLFSCIIGLLGILLYITIRFEFPFALGTVVGTAHDVLITLAVFMLCGFEFSAPIIAAILTIIGFSVNDTVVVFDRVRENLKLYPTMDLKQLMNMSINQTMSRTILTSGTTFLATLALYIFGSGPLKDFAFTFGIGVIVGTFSSIYICSPVVLLYAKYTKQNLRAVMEKVRA, from the coding sequence ATGGTAAAAAGTCTCATCCTCCGTTTTGCGGTTATTATATTCGTTACAATTGTCGCCTTAGTCTATTTAGTTCCCCCTTTTGATAAAAAAGGCCCTGATGGGAAAATTATCGAGCATGGTAAATTGCGCTTGGGCTTGGATCTCAGTGGGGGATCCTCCTTCTTGATCGGTGTGGACACACAAGAAATGGACAGTTACCAGAAATCCACGGCCATGGATGAGGTGATCCGGATTATTAGAAAACGTATCGACCCTGATGGTATCTTGGAGCCGGTGATCCAAAAAGTCGGGGATGACCGTATCTTGGTTCAAATCCCGGGTATCTCAGACGAACAAAAAGTCTCCGCCCGCCAAAGCCTTGAAAGGGTAGCCAAACTGGAATTCCGCCTTGTACATCCGAAAAATGAAGAGATTTTTGAAGCCAAACAACAGGGGCGTGCGCTTCCAGCCGGATATGAAATTCTTTACGGGGACGAAATCGTCGCCAAACCAAACGAACCCGTTCATAAGGTGCAAAGACCTTACGTCGTCAAGCTACGTCCTGAGATGAGCGGTAAATACGTGACACGCGCCACCCATAGCTTTGACCAAGTGGGACAATCCGTGGTCGTCATTGAAATGAACGAGGATGGAACAAAGATTTTCGGGACTGTGACCGAGCAGAATATCGGTGAGAGACTGGCCATCATTATGGACGGTGAAGTCAAATCAGCCCCGGTGATCCGCTCGGCGATTTTAGGTGGACGTTGCGAAATCTCAGGCAGTTTCACCCCCCAAGAAGCGCAGGAACTCTCCAGTGTACTGGAAAATCCTTTAGAGAATCCCGTCAAAATCTTGGCTGAACGTAATGTCGGACCTTCCCTAGCTGCCGATTCCATCCAGCAGGGGATTCATGCCTCACTTTGGGCCACCATCGGGATTGTGCTCTTCATGCTGATTTATTATACCATCGGTGGATTGATCGCTGATGTCGCGCTGATTTTAAATTTGATCCTGTTGGTCGGGTTAATGGTGATTTTTGATGCCAGCATGACCCTGCCCGGGATTGCCGGTATCGTTTTGGTCCTGGGTATGGCAGTGGATGCAAATGTCCTGATCTTTGAAAGGATCAGGGAGGAGCTAGCCCACGGAAGGACCTTTAAGGCGGCGATTGCTGCGGGTTATGGACGGGCTTTTTGGACGATTGTGGATGCCCACGTGACCACCCTTTTGACTGCGGCGATCCTTATTATTTTTGGTACTGGGGCGATCAAGGGCTTCGGTGTTACATTGGCGATGGGATTGTGCGTCAGTTTATTCACAGCCCTTTTTGTCACACGGACGATTATTGATTTCCTGACGCACGTGGGTTGGCTCAAAAAGCTGCCGATGCTTCACCTGATCAAGAATAACTCAAATATCAATTTCCTCGGGGCTCAGAAATTCATGTTCCTGATTACAGTGGTAATTATAGGTGTCGGATTCGCCTGGGGTATCCACCGTGGCGACGATGTGTGGGGAATCGATTTCAAAGGCGGAGATACCATTGTATTAAAGGCAAAGAACGAAGTGCCCCTTAATAAAGTGCGTGATGTGCTAGAGCAAGCGGGAATCAAAGATACCACATCACAATATCAAAAAGACAATGTGTTAGGGGAGAATTTCCTCCAGGTCCGTACAAAGTTTGATGAAGGTCTCGATGCTGAAAAAACATTGATTCAATCTTTCCCCGACGCAGGGTTTACCACCTATAACCAAGAAAAAGTCGGGCCCATGGTGGGGCAAGAGATTTTATTGACAGGGCTCTTCTCTTGTATCATTGGTTTGCTGGGCATCCTCCTTTACATCACTATTCGTTTTGAATTCCCCTTTGCCTTGGGAACCGTGGTGGGCACTGCACACGATGTATTGATTACCTTGGCGGTATTCATGCTCTGTGGTTTTGAGTTCTCAGCTCCGATTATCGCGGCGATCCTGACGATCATCGGTTTCTCGGTGAATGATACGGTTGTTGTCTTTGACCGTGTCCGTGAGAATCTCAAGCTTTATCCTACGATGGACCTCAAGCAACTCATGAATATGTCGATTAACCAGACGATGAGCCGTACGATCCTCACATCGGGGACGACATTCTTGGCGACACTCGCCCTCTATATCTTCGGTAGCGGCCCCTTAAAGGATTTTGCTTTTACCTTCGGGATCGGGGTTATTGTCGGGACATTTTCTTCGATCTACATCTGTTCCCCAGTGGTACTGCTTTACGCCAAGTACACCAAGCAGAACCTCAGGGCTGTCATGGAAAAAGTCCGCGCTTAA
- the yajC gene encoding preprotein translocase subunit YajC, with protein sequence MQHLFLDIFIAMASPAQPGTESTEPGWMQFLPFVLMFVIFYFLLIRPQMKKQKIVDNMQKGLKTGDKIITTGGIYATVSNVKDDMITVKIADNVKINIQRSAVGIIMNKDKDASESASPDNKD encoded by the coding sequence ATGCAGCACTTATTTTTAGATATTTTTATCGCCATGGCATCCCCTGCACAGCCAGGGACAGAGTCAACAGAACCCGGATGGATGCAGTTTCTGCCTTTTGTCTTGATGTTCGTCATTTTCTATTTTCTTCTGATTCGTCCGCAGATGAAGAAACAAAAGATAGTCGATAATATGCAGAAAGGACTCAAGACTGGGGATAAAATTATCACGACAGGCGGTATTTATGCGACTGTTTCAAATGTGAAAGATGACATGATTACCGTTAAAATCGCCGATAATGTAAAAATCAATATTCAGCGTTCGGCAGTGGGAATCATCATGAATAAGGATAAAGACGCTTCAGAATCTGCTTCCCCCGATAACAAAGATTGA
- the tgt gene encoding tRNA guanosine(34) transglycosylase Tgt, translating to MFELIKKDTSSKARLGKLLTTHGVIETPIFMPVGTQATVKAVSPRELHELGAQIILGNTYHLMIRPGMKIMNQFGGIHGFSSWTGPVLTDSGGFQVFSLSKLRKIEKHGVRFQSHVDGTEFFLGPKEAMDIQWQLGGNIAMAFDECPPYPCDFDYAAKSLDVTLRWAKECKEYHDTLCVKEPGKPKRQMLFGIVQGSVYADLRRRSAEELVKMDFDGYAVGGVSVGETEVEMMKAVEESEPYLPEDKARYAMGLGTPPQIVEMVARGVDMFDCVLPTRVARNGTAFTRTGTLNLRNAIFKEDAGAIEEGCQCYACQNFSRAYIRHLVNVEEILGLRLVTLHNLHFYLQLMRDIRTQIAFGTFNQFREQFVSGYKKHKEV from the coding sequence ATGTTTGAATTGATTAAAAAGGATACTTCCTCAAAAGCCCGCTTGGGAAAATTACTCACGACCCACGGGGTCATCGAGACACCCATATTCATGCCGGTAGGCACCCAGGCGACCGTGAAGGCGGTGAGTCCACGGGAGCTCCATGAGCTCGGAGCACAAATTATCCTCGGGAATACTTATCACCTGATGATCCGTCCCGGAATGAAAATCATGAATCAATTTGGCGGGATCCACGGGTTTTCCTCCTGGACAGGGCCCGTGCTGACCGATAGCGGGGGATTCCAAGTATTTTCCTTGAGCAAATTGCGCAAGATCGAAAAACACGGGGTCCGTTTCCAGTCGCACGTGGACGGGACGGAGTTTTTCCTCGGACCAAAGGAAGCCATGGACATTCAATGGCAGCTCGGCGGTAATATAGCCATGGCCTTTGATGAATGTCCCCCTTATCCTTGTGATTTTGATTATGCGGCAAAGTCCTTGGACGTCACCCTCCGTTGGGCCAAGGAATGTAAGGAATACCATGACACCCTTTGCGTCAAAGAGCCCGGCAAACCAAAACGCCAAATGCTTTTCGGCATTGTCCAAGGTTCGGTTTACGCAGATTTGAGGAGGCGTTCTGCGGAAGAGCTTGTGAAGATGGATTTCGACGGGTATGCCGTGGGTGGGGTGAGTGTAGGCGAGACGGAAGTGGAAATGATGAAAGCTGTCGAGGAAAGTGAGCCATATTTACCCGAGGACAAAGCACGTTATGCGATGGGACTGGGGACTCCACCCCAGATTGTCGAGATGGTCGCACGGGGTGTGGACATGTTCGACTGCGTCCTCCCGACCCGTGTGGCACGTAATGGCACGGCCTTTACCCGGACAGGAACGCTTAATCTGAGGAATGCGATTTTTAAAGAGGATGCGGGTGCCATCGAGGAGGGCTGCCAGTGTTATGCCTGCCAAAATTTCAGCCGGGCTTACATCCGGCACTTGGTCAATGTCGAAGAAATCCTCGGTTTAAGGCTTGTCACTTTGCACAATTTGCATTTTTATTTGCAGCTCATGCGCGATATACGCACACAGATTGCATTCGGGACTTTTAACCAGTTCCGGGAGCAATTTGTCTCAGGATACAAAAAACACAAAGAGGTATAA